Proteins encoded together in one Vigna angularis cultivar LongXiaoDou No.4 chromosome 5, ASM1680809v1, whole genome shotgun sequence window:
- the LOC108339893 gene encoding putative cyclin-D6-1 produces the protein MEFDLENPLENLHSDAVSYLFLIESDHTLSQNHSHTLKARDLDISVRRELLSLIAKLSCTLDPAFSYLATNYLDRFLASQGISQPKSWVLRLIAVSCISLAVKMMRTECSDAQDILNQSDGGIIFETQTVRRMEALILGALQWRMRSITPFSFIPFFIALMGLEGSPMGRVLKNRASEIIFMSQREIRLWEFKPSMTAASALLCASHELFPFQYPSFLKAITESSYVNKESVEQCYKVIQDIAIEEEYESALNGDSRSDTPINVLDHHFLSSESEKTNGITVADSPLRQERDLKRRKITLCGNNPTIHNS, from the exons ATGGAGTTTGACCTTGAAAACCCTTTGGAAAATCTTCACTCCGATGCTGTCTCTTATCTCTTCCTCATTGAATCTGACCACACCCTATCACAGAATCATTCTCACACTCTCAAAGCTAGAGATCTTGACATCTCTGTCAGAAGAGAACTTCTTTCCTTAATCGCAAAG TTGTCCTGCACTTTGGATCCGGCTTTTTCTTATCTTGCTACCAACTATCTGGATCGGTTCCTAGCCAGCCAAGGGATTTCG CAACCGAAGTCATGGGTCCTCAGGCTCATTGCTGTCTCCTGTATTTCTCTAGCTGTCAAGATGATGAGAACTGAATGCTCAGATGCTCAG GATATTTTGAATCAAAGTGATGGGGGCATCATCTTTGAGACACAAACAGTGCGAAGAATGGAAGCACTTATCTTGGGAGCATTACAATGGAGAATGCGGTCgatcactccattctctttcaTACCTTTCTTCATTGCCTTGATGGGTCTCGAAGGCTCACCAATGGGGAGGGTTCTGAAAAACCGTGCTTCTGAAATCATATTCATGTCACAAAGAG AGATAAGGCTTTGGGAGTTCAAGCCATCTATGACTGCTGCATCTGCTCTTTTGTGTGCTTCTCATGAGTTGTTTCCTTTTCAATATCCGTCCTTCTTAAAAGCAATAACCGAGTCTTCATATGTAAATAAA GAAAGCGTGGAGCAGTGCTACAAAGTGATACAAGACATAGCCATAGAGGAGGAGTACGAGTCTGCGTTGAATGGGGATTCAAGGTCAGACACACCGATTAATGTGTTGGACCATCATTTTCTCAGCTCAGAAAGTGAAAAAACCAACGGAATCACCGTTGCTGATTCTCCTCTGAGACAAGAGAGGGACCTCAAAAGAAGGAAAATCACTCTATGTGGAAACAATCCAACGATCCACAACTCTTGA